A section of the Longimicrobium sp. genome encodes:
- a CDS encoding pilus assembly protein TadG-related protein, whose protein sequence is MIRFRTRLRDRQGSTLVLLVVAMLGILSMMALAIDMGMLRTAHGEAQRAADAAALAGASAFMEMGADAAALAAPTRAKDFAILNTVQGKAFAADEVVVTVDKAKRTVRVRVRKPAVPTWFARMFGVSSAPVSARAAAHAVRAPTSRCMKPFVPPDLWAEQDDDDNGNRVWDPGEKWEFEPEKGDFYNPGGPGGTSDKPETGYGSGYRGTDNDRGRKLMLTESALNGFANLWAMPETEWGDDEKGGNALRQNINTCNSTPIKIGSTYALLSGMKTGPILQGVTDLVLRDPTARWDEASGEVVGSLYADWMKSPRVIRVPLHDPAELTSKKESVVFRKFAWVFLEPPGGPADPIVARFVEVVRVLQLVE, encoded by the coding sequence GTGATCCGCTTCCGCACCCGTCTCCGCGACCGCCAGGGCTCCACGCTGGTCCTCCTGGTCGTCGCCATGCTGGGTATCCTCTCCATGATGGCGCTGGCCATCGACATGGGGATGCTGCGGACGGCTCACGGCGAAGCTCAGCGCGCGGCCGATGCGGCGGCGCTGGCGGGGGCATCCGCCTTCATGGAGATGGGCGCGGACGCGGCGGCGCTCGCCGCGCCGACGCGGGCGAAGGACTTCGCCATCCTCAACACCGTGCAGGGCAAGGCGTTCGCCGCCGACGAGGTGGTGGTGACGGTGGACAAGGCCAAGCGCACGGTGCGGGTGAGGGTGCGCAAGCCGGCGGTCCCCACCTGGTTCGCGCGGATGTTCGGCGTCAGCAGCGCACCCGTGAGCGCCCGCGCCGCGGCCCACGCCGTCCGCGCCCCCACCTCGCGCTGCATGAAGCCGTTCGTGCCGCCCGACCTGTGGGCCGAGCAGGACGACGACGACAACGGGAACCGCGTGTGGGATCCCGGGGAGAAGTGGGAGTTCGAGCCGGAGAAGGGCGACTTCTACAATCCCGGCGGGCCCGGAGGCACTTCGGACAAGCCGGAGACCGGCTATGGGAGCGGGTACCGCGGGACGGACAACGACCGCGGGCGCAAATTGATGCTGACCGAGAGCGCCCTCAACGGCTTCGCCAACCTGTGGGCGATGCCGGAGACGGAATGGGGAGACGACGAGAAAGGCGGGAACGCGCTGCGCCAGAACATCAACACGTGCAACTCCACCCCCATCAAGATCGGCTCCACCTACGCCCTGCTGAGCGGGATGAAGACGGGCCCCATCCTTCAGGGGGTGACGGACCTGGTGCTGCGAGACCCCACCGCGCGCTGGGACGAGGCGAGCGGCGAAGTGGTTGGGTCGCTCTACGCGGACTGGATGAAGAGCCCCCGGGTGATCCGCGTGCCGCTGCACGACCCCGCCGAGCTGACGTCCAAGAAGGAGAGCGTGGTGTTCAGGAAGTTCGCATGGGTCTTCCTGGAGCCGCCGGGCGGCCCCGCCGACCCCATCGTCGCACGGTTCGTAGAAGTCGTTCGTGTCCTTCAGCTGGTGGAATGA